One Stenotrophomonas maltophilia R551-3 genomic window, CGAGAAGCTGGATGCCGGTGAAGTGACCACCGAGCTGGCGAAGGTCGAGAAGACCCCGCCGAGCAGCCCGCTGTTCGTCGATTGGCCGAAGCTGCTGGAAGGCAAGCTGTCCGATCCGATCTCGACCAAGGTCGAGAAGAACAAGCTGGTCGAACTGGCCAAGCTGATCAACACCGTGCCGGAAGAAGTGCAGCTGCACTCGCGCGTGTCCAAGGTCTACGACGACCGCCGCAAGATGGCCGCTGGCGAGATCCCGGGCGACTGGGGCTTTGCCGAGAACCTGGCCTACGCCACCCTGCTGGACGAAGGCAATGCACTGCGCCTGGTCGGCCAGGACGTCGGCCGCGGTACGTTCACCCACCGCCACGCGATCCTGCACGACCAGAAGACCGACAACTACTACCTGCCGCTGCGGCAGCTGGTGGATTCGCCGGAAAAGGCCACCATCATCGATTCGCTGCTCAGCGAAGAAGCGGTGATGGCCTACGAATACGGCTTCTCGACCACCGATCCGAACACCCTGTGCATCTGGGAAGGCCAGTTCGGCGACTTCGCCAACGGCGCCCAGGTGGTGATCGACCAGTTCATCGCCGCCGGTGAAGCCAAGTGGGGCCGCATTTCCGGCCTGACCCTGCTGCTGCCGCATGGCTATGAAGGGCAAGGCCCGGAACACAGCTCGGCGCGCCTGGAGCGCTTCCTGCAGCTGTGCGCGCTGGAGAACATGCTGGTGGTGGTGCCGTCGACCCCGGCGCAGGCCTTCCACATGCTGCGTCGCCAGCAGCACCTGACCACCCGCAAGCCGCTGGTGGTGATGTCGCCCAAGTCGCTGCTGCGCCACAAGCTGGCCGTGTCGACCCTGGACGAGCTGGCCAATGGCGAGTTCCAGCACCTGATCGGCGATGCCAATGCCGATGCCAAGAAGGTCAAGCGCGTGGTGCTGTGCTCGGGCAAGGTCTACTACGACCTGCTGGAAGACCAGACCAAGCGTGGCCAGGACGACGTGGCGATCATCCGCGTGGAGCAGCTGTATCCGTTCCCGCGTGCGCTGCTGGCTGCCGAACTGAAGAAGTACGGCAAGGCCACCGACGTGGTGTGGACGCAGGAAGAACCGCAGAACCAGGGTGCGTGGTACCAGATCCGCCACCACCTGCAGTTCTGCCTGGCCGATGGCCAGAACCTGCACTACGCCGGTCGCGCACGTTCGGCTTCGCCGGCTGCCGGTCACATGGCTGACCACGTCCGCGAACAGCAGCAGCTGGTCGCCGATGCACTGGTCAACCCGTTCAACGACTCGTTCGCTGAATAACTCTCCCCCTATTTAGAAGACAAACCAGGAAGCTCCCGCATGGCCACCGAAGTCAAAGCCCCGGTACTGCCCGAATCCGTCGCCGACGGCACCATCGCCACCTGGCACAAGAAGGTGGGCGACGCCGTCAAGCGCGACGAAAACCTGCTTGACCTGGAAACCGACAAGGTCGTTCTGGAAGTGCCGTCGCCGGTCGATGGTGTGATCAAGGAAATCAAGTTCGCCGAAGGCGCGACCGTGACCTCCAGCCAGGTCGTGGCGATCATCGAAGAAGGCGCCGTGGCCGCTGCTCCGGCGCCGGCCGCTGAAGCCGCTCCGGCTGCTGCCGCCGCTCCGGCCGCTGCTGCGCCGGCTGCCGCCGCTGCTCCGGCTCCGGCTGCCAAGTCGGCCGCTGACGCGCTGCCGCCGGGCGCCCGCTTCACTGCCATCACTGAAGGCGTGAATCCGGCTGACGTCGATGGCACCGGCCGTCGCGGCGCGGTGACCAAGGAAGACATCGTCAACTTCGCCCGCAACGGCGGCGCCGGCAAGGCCGGTGGCGCACGTCCGGAAGAACGCGTGCCGATGACCCGCATCCGCAAGCGCATCGCCGAGCGCCTGATGGAGTCGAAGAACTCCACCGCCATGCTGACCACCTTCAACGAAGTCGACCTGTCCAAGGTGTCGGCCGCGCGCAAGGAACTGCAGGACGAGTTCGTCAAGGCCCACGGCATCAAGCTGGGCTTCATGAGCTTCTTCGTGAAGGCCGCTGCCAACGCGCTGCAGCGCTTCCCGCTGGTCAACGCCTCGATCGACGGCGATGACATCATCTACCACGGCTACTCGGACATCTCGATCGCCGTGTCGACCGAGAAGGGCCTGGTCACGCCGGTGCTGCGCAACGTCGAGCGCATGTCGTTCGCCGACATCGAGCGCACCATCGCCGACTACGCCAAGAAGGCCCGTGACGGCAAGCTGAGCCTGGAAGAACTGCAGGGCGGCACCTTCACCGTGACCAACGGCGGCACCTTCGGTTCGCTGCTGTCGACCCCGATCATCAACCCGCCGCAGAGCGCCATCCTGGGCATGCACGCCATCAAGGAGCGTCCGATCGCCCAGAACGGCCAGGTCGTGATCGCGCCGATGATGTACCTGGCGATGTCCTACGATCACCGCATCATCGACGGCAAGGACTCGGTGCAGTTCCTGGTGGACATCAAGAACCAGCTGGAAAACCCGGGCCGCATGCTGTTCGGCCTGTAAGAAACCTCCCGCCCCTCCGCGCCTGCGCGGAGGGGTTCTGGTAATGCATCAAGGAATAATTCAATGGCTGAACAATTCGACGTCGTCGTCATCGGTGCCGGCCCGGCCGGTTACCACGCTGCCATCCGCGCCGCACAGCTGGGCCTGAAGACCGCCTGCATCGACGCAGCGCTGGGCAAGGACGGCAAGCCGGCCCTGGGTGGCACCTGCCTGCGCGTGGGCTGCATCCCGTCCAAGGCGCTGCTGGATTCCTCGCGCCAGTTCTGGAACATGGGCCACATCTTTGGCGACCACGGCATCAGCTTCAAGGATGCCAAGATGGACGTCGAAGCGATGGTTGGCCGCAAGGACAAGATCGTCAAGCAGTTCACCGGCGGCATCGCCATGCTGTTCAAGGCCAACAAGGTCGCCACCTACTACGGCTTCGGTGAACTGCAGCCGGGCAACGTGGTCAAGGTGAAGCAGCACGACGGCTCGGAAGTCGAGCTGAAGGGCACCAACGTCATCATCGCCGCCGGTTCGGATTCGATCGAACTGCCGTTCGCCAAGTTCGACGGCGATACCATCGTCGACAACGTCGGCGGCCTGGACTTCACCGAAGTGCCGAACCGCCTGGCAGTCATCGGCGCCGGCGTGATCGGCCTGGAACTGGGCAGCGTGTGGAAGCGCCTGGGCGCTGAAGTCACCATCCTCGAAGCACTGCCGGAATTCCTGGCCGTGGCCGACGCCGAAGTGGCCAAGACCGCTGCCAAGGAATTCAAGAAGCAGGGCCTGGACATCCGCCTCGGCGCCAAGGTCTCCAAGACCGAGATCACCGGCAAGGGCAAGAAGAAGGAAGTCGTTGTCACCTACACCGACAGCGAAGGCGAAAAGACCCTGACCGTGGACAAGCTGCTGGTGGCCGTTGGCCGTCGCGCCGCCACCAAGGGCCTGCTGGCCGAAGGCACCGGCGTCAAGATCAACGAGCGTGGCCAGATCGAAGTCGATGCGCATTGCCACACCGGCGTCAACGGCGTGTGGGCGGTCGGCGACTGCGTGCGCGGCCCGATGCTGGCACACAAGGGCTTCGAGGAAGGCATCGCGGTGGCTGAGCTGATCGCCGGCCTGCCGGGCCACGTCAACTTCGACACCATCCCGTGGGTCATCTACACCGAGCCGGAACTGGCATGGGTCGGCAAGACCGAAGCCCAGCTGAAGGCCGAAGGCATCCCGTACAAGGCCGGCAGTTTCCCGTTCGCCGCCAACGGCCGTGCCGTGGCGATGATCGAGCCCGCAGGCTTCGTGAAGATCCTGGCCCATGCCGAAACCGATCGCATCCTCGGCATGCACCTGGTCGGCGCCAACGTCTCCGAGCTGGTGCACGAAGGCGTGCTGACCATGGAGTTCAGCGGCTCGGCCGATGACCTGGCCCGCATCTGCCACGCCCACCCGTCGCTGTCGGAAGTGATCCACGACGCAGCGATGGCGGTCAGCAAGCGCGCCATCCACAAGGCGAACTGATCTGCATCCAGGTGGGTGCCGACCGTTGGTCGGCACACTCCAGCCAAGAAAAAACCCCGCCTCGGCGGGGTTTTTTCTTGGCGCTGATGATGTAGAGCCGAGCCCACGCTCGGCTATCCCGGGAGAAGAGCCGAGCATCGGCTCGGCGCTACACCTTTTCAGCCGGCTTCTTCGGCGGATCATCACAGATCCGGTGCTGGACCACGGTTTCACCCGCCTTCCATTCCTTCACTACCCGGCAGTGCTCCTTGGGTTTGACCGCGTTGGCCGCCGCTGCATCCGCCTCGTCGGCAGCGGCAGTCTGCTGGCGCTCCAGCCACACCGATGGCGGTGCTGGAGGTGAAGCCAGTGCCGGCCCCGCGAGCAGCGCCAGCGCGGCCAACAGCACCGCCCTCATGCGGCCACCGGACCGCCACCGAGCAGGCGCGCCGGCAGCATGAACAGCGCGCGCAGGAACGCGAACAGCGCCGAGAAGGTGATGCCGACCAGGCGGAACGGCAGGCTCAGCAGCCAGACGAACGGCCAGGCGATCAGGGCGAGGATCGCCAGCGGCCAGCACAGCACGAACAGCAGGCACCACACACCGAGCGCGAACAGGGTCTTCATCACGGTCTCCTTGTGGCGGCACCTTGCCGCCTGCGGACACCATGGCGCCCTGCCCCCGCCGCCCGCAAACGGTTTGCGACGAAACCGGGCTGGGGGCGATGAAACCGGTGGTGGGGAAACCGGAGATTCATGAGGTTGCCGGCCAGCGGCCGGCACTACCGCAGGGATTTACACCGGGACCGCGCCCGGACTGCCGTGGGTCACCTGGAAACGGGCCGCTGTACGCACCGCCGCATCCGCACGCAGCACGCTGTCGGCGAAGCGCAGCTCGGCGTCCACGGTCTGCCGGTTCAGCTGCAGCTTCCACCAGCCACGGCGGTCGCCGTCGAAATAGCGGATGTGCGGGTTCTGCGGTATCGACGGCCCGTAATACGGTCCATACGGTGTGTCGTCGCCGCCACTGTTGATCGCCGGGGCGATGAATTCGGTGGCCACGACCGACGCACTGGCCGCGTCAAAATCCAGCTTCAGATCGTTGACGAAGGTGGAATGCCAGTCGCCACCCAACACGATGGCATTACCCTGCCCGCCCGCCTGCATTGCCTGCAGCAACCGGATACGTGCGGCAGGATAGCCATCCCAGGCGTCATTCCAGAAGCGCTCGCGTGGCGTACCACCGTCCAGCCGCAGCTGCGCCATCAGCAACTGCTGCACCACCACGTTCCAGCGCGTGCCCTGCGCGGCCGCCATCGACTGCGCGAACCACGCCTCCTGGCCCGTGCCGAGCATGCTCATGCGCGGGTCCAGTGCAGCATCACAGCGTGGCGACTCGCCCACGCCACAGGGATTGGCCGGGCGGAACTGGCGGCAATCGAGCAGGGTCAGCTGTGCCAGATCGCCGTAGCGCAGCCGCCGGTGTACGCGCAGGCCACCATTGCCCGCCGGCGAGCTGCGCATCGGCAGGTGTTCGTAGAACGCGCGGTAGGCGGCGGCACGACGCACGATGAAGTCTTCGGTCGATACACCAGGCTTCTCCGGATGGATGCCGGAATAATCGTTCTGCACCTCGTGGTCATCCCAGATCACCGCGAACGCATGCGCGGCGTGCGCAGCCTGCAGATCCGGATCGAGCTTGTACAGCGCGTACTGGTCGCGGTAGCGCTCCAGGCTGACGGTCTCGCCGCTGAAGCGCTCGGCATCCAGTGCGCGCCCACGTGCGTTCTGCAGCGGGCTGTACTCGTACAGGTAGTCGCCAGCATGCAGCACCAGGTCGATATCGCTCTGGGCGATATCGCGCAGCACCGGGTAGTAGCCGCTGTTCCAGGCCTGGCAGGTACACAGCGCCAACCGCAGCTGCTGCAGCTGCGTGTCCGGCAGCGGCGCGGTGCGGAAATGACCGACCGCGCTTTCCTCATCGCCATCGCAGGCGAAACGATAGTAGTAGTCACGGCCCGGGCGCAGGCCGCTGACTTCCACATGTACCGAATGGGCCAACTCGGGCACCGCTGCAGCAACACCGCGCTGCACCAGCCGGCACATGCCCGGATCTTCGGCCACGAACCAGCGCACCGGCACCGCCCGCGATGGCATGCCACCACCGTTGAGCGGGTCCGGGGCCAGCCGCGTCCACAGCACCGCGCCCTGCGGATCCGGATCGCCGGCGGCAACGCCGAGGGTGAACGGATCGCGCCCCAGCCGCGGCCGAGGGCCGGCCGTGGCCAGCCCCGGCATCGCCGCCAGCGCGATCGCCGCCCCCGTGCCCTGCCACGCCATGCGCAGCAGGCGACGACGGCTTTCCGGATCGACAGGCCCGCGCATCAGAAATGCACGGTGGCGGTGGCCATCACCTGGCGCGGCGCGCCGACTTGCATGGTCGCCAGGCTGCGGGTCGGGTCAGCGGCGTAGGTGCCATTGGTGTTGATCGAGGACAGGTAGCGCTTGTCGGTCAGGTTGGTCAGGTTCAGCGCAACAGTCAGGTTCTGCGCCGGACCCAGCTTGCCGAAGTCATAGGCCACCGAAGCGTTCACCAGCCAGTAGCTCGGCACCGACACGTCATTGGTGTAGGTCACGTAGCGCTTGCCGACGTGGTTGGCGGCCAGGCGCATGTCCCACGGGCCTGGGGTCCAGGCCAGGGTGCTGGCGAACATCCATTCCGGGGTATCGACGGTCTTCTTGCCACGGGTCGGCACCACGCCGTTGTTCACATAGTCGTTGTCGTAGGTACTGTCATTCCAGGACAGCGCATTGGACCAGGTCAGGTCCTGCATCGGCTTCAGCTGCAAGGTTGCCTCGGCGCCACGGCTGGTCACCGAACCGACGTTGGAGAACAGCGCCGGGCAACCGAGGATGCCCACGCACTGCGCGATGGCCAGCAGGCGGTTGTCGAACTTGACGTCGTACACCGCCACCGAGGCTTCATAGCCGCGGCCGTAGCCACGCCAACCGAGCTCGATGGTGCGCGACTGTTCCGGCTTCAGGTTCTTTGCGCTGCTGTCGAAGGCGGCCTGCGGCACATTGAACGGACTGCCGACACCCAGTGCATAGGCGGCGATGTTCTTGGCGAACGAGCCGAAGATCTCATTGCCTTCGTTGAGCTTGAAGTTGAAGCCGGCCTGCGGCAGCAGCCCCTTCTTCGAGGTCAGGCTGCTGTTGTTGGCGTAGCTGCCCAGCGGCGTGCGCACGCTGGTACGGGTGTGCGGCGACTTCGCACCGATGTCGATGGTCAGGCGATCATCGAACAGGCGGAAGCGATCCTGCACGTAGAACTGGCGGGTGATGGTGGTATAGCGCTGGTGCCACACACGCTGGTCCGGATTGCGCAGGAAGAAGTCGTCGGTGATCGGGCCGTCGATGTAGTAGAAGTTGCGCTGCACGCTGTGGCCGTTGTCCTCGTACCACAGGCCGGCCTCCAGCTCGTGCCCGCCCACATTCCAGGTGAACGCCGAGGTCACGCCGGTGCGGTCGATCGCGTACTCGGTGGTGCGAATCGAGATCGGAATCTCGCGGCTGGTGCCCGGGTTGGACGGATTGGACGGGCTGAACCAGTGGCCCTGGCCGCGGTTGCTGTGGTTGTAGACATTGACCTTCAACCGCATCGATTCATTCAGGCCGAAATCGCCGGCGATGCTGGACAGGTCATCGTTGCGCAGGCCGTGGCCGGAGTAGTACGCATCCCATGGGCTGTTGACGCCGCCGCTGAATTTGCCGCGTGCGGCGGCGACCGCGCGATCCCAGTCCGGCGCGTAGTTGTCCCAGTCCCAGCCGAGGCGGTCGATCATCTCCAGCGACAGATCCTGGTAGTCGGCCTCGACGCGGCGAGACGCATTGAACAGCGCGGTGATCCTGCTGTCCACGCCGAAGTTGTAGGTGGCCTTGCCGTTGAACTGCTTCAGTTCCTGCGAGCCCTTGCCCTTCCACTTGTCGCCTTCGGAATAGACGCCTGACAGGTAGGCAGCGAAGCCTTGATGGTCGCCGGTATCCAGCCGCGCATAGCTGCGGCGCGCACTGTCGCTGCCGAAGCTCTGTGCCAGCACCACGCCGTACTCGGTGGACGGATCGATCGAATAGAACTGGAACACGCCGCCGAGGTTGCTGGTGGACGGCGTGCCCAGCGCACCGATGCCGGTGGAGACCTCGGCACCGCCCAGGTTCTCGCTGATCACCGCGCGGCTGATATGCAGGCCGTTGCTGTTGCCGTAGGCCATGTTGCCCAGCGGGATGCCATCGAGGG contains:
- the sucB gene encoding dihydrolipoyllysine-residue succinyltransferase, whose amino-acid sequence is MATEVKAPVLPESVADGTIATWHKKVGDAVKRDENLLDLETDKVVLEVPSPVDGVIKEIKFAEGATVTSSQVVAIIEEGAVAAAPAPAAEAAPAAAAAPAAAAPAAAAAPAPAAKSAADALPPGARFTAITEGVNPADVDGTGRRGAVTKEDIVNFARNGGAGKAGGARPEERVPMTRIRKRIAERLMESKNSTAMLTTFNEVDLSKVSAARKELQDEFVKAHGIKLGFMSFFVKAAANALQRFPLVNASIDGDDIIYHGYSDISIAVSTEKGLVTPVLRNVERMSFADIERTIADYAKKARDGKLSLEELQGGTFTVTNGGTFGSLLSTPIINPPQSAILGMHAIKERPIAQNGQVVIAPMMYLAMSYDHRIIDGKDSVQFLVDIKNQLENPGRMLFGL
- the lpdA gene encoding dihydrolipoyl dehydrogenase — translated: MAEQFDVVVIGAGPAGYHAAIRAAQLGLKTACIDAALGKDGKPALGGTCLRVGCIPSKALLDSSRQFWNMGHIFGDHGISFKDAKMDVEAMVGRKDKIVKQFTGGIAMLFKANKVATYYGFGELQPGNVVKVKQHDGSEVELKGTNVIIAAGSDSIELPFAKFDGDTIVDNVGGLDFTEVPNRLAVIGAGVIGLELGSVWKRLGAEVTILEALPEFLAVADAEVAKTAAKEFKKQGLDIRLGAKVSKTEITGKGKKKEVVVTYTDSEGEKTLTVDKLLVAVGRRAATKGLLAEGTGVKINERGQIEVDAHCHTGVNGVWAVGDCVRGPMLAHKGFEEGIAVAELIAGLPGHVNFDTIPWVIYTEPELAWVGKTEAQLKAEGIPYKAGSFPFAANGRAVAMIEPAGFVKILAHAETDRILGMHLVGANVSELVHEGVLTMEFSGSADDLARICHAHPSLSEVIHDAAMAVSKRAIHKAN
- a CDS encoding alkaline phosphatase D family protein, encoding MRGPVDPESRRRLLRMAWQGTGAAIALAAMPGLATAGPRPRLGRDPFTLGVAAGDPDPQGAVLWTRLAPDPLNGGGMPSRAVPVRWFVAEDPGMCRLVQRGVAAAVPELAHSVHVEVSGLRPGRDYYYRFACDGDEESAVGHFRTAPLPDTQLQQLRLALCTCQAWNSGYYPVLRDIAQSDIDLVLHAGDYLYEYSPLQNARGRALDAERFSGETVSLERYRDQYALYKLDPDLQAAHAAHAFAVIWDDHEVQNDYSGIHPEKPGVSTEDFIVRRAAAYRAFYEHLPMRSSPAGNGGLRVHRRLRYGDLAQLTLLDCRQFRPANPCGVGESPRCDAALDPRMSMLGTGQEAWFAQSMAAAQGTRWNVVVQQLLMAQLRLDGGTPRERFWNDAWDGYPAARIRLLQAMQAGGQGNAIVLGGDWHSTFVNDLKLDFDAASASVVATEFIAPAINSGGDDTPYGPYYGPSIPQNPHIRYFDGDRRGWWKLQLNRQTVDAELRFADSVLRADAAVRTAARFQVTHGSPGAVPV
- a CDS encoding TonB-dependent receptor family protein, giving the protein MPSRAPLRRNLLALLVCASLPSLAAAETAPAADVQSATTLDSVSVIGRGEARQVQRVTAEDMKVLPPGANPLKLLATKPGVHFESADATGAYEWSTTISLRGFNQNRLGYTLDGIPLGNMAYGNSNGLHISRAVISENLGGAEVSTGIGALGTPSTSNLGGVFQFYSIDPSTEYGVVLAQSFGSDSARRSYARLDTGDHQGFAAYLSGVYSEGDKWKGKGSQELKQFNGKATYNFGVDSRITALFNASRRVEADYQDLSLEMIDRLGWDWDNYAPDWDRAVAAARGKFSGGVNSPWDAYYSGHGLRNDDLSSIAGDFGLNESMRLKVNVYNHSNRGQGHWFSPSNPSNPGTSREIPISIRTTEYAIDRTGVTSAFTWNVGGHELEAGLWYEDNGHSVQRNFYYIDGPITDDFFLRNPDQRVWHQRYTTITRQFYVQDRFRLFDDRLTIDIGAKSPHTRTSVRTPLGSYANNSSLTSKKGLLPQAGFNFKLNEGNEIFGSFAKNIAAYALGVGSPFNVPQAAFDSSAKNLKPEQSRTIELGWRGYGRGYEASVAVYDVKFDNRLLAIAQCVGILGCPALFSNVGSVTSRGAEATLQLKPMQDLTWSNALSWNDSTYDNDYVNNGVVPTRGKKTVDTPEWMFASTLAWTPGPWDMRLAANHVGKRYVTYTNDVSVPSYWLVNASVAYDFGKLGPAQNLTVALNLTNLTDKRYLSSINTNGTYAADPTRSLATMQVGAPRQVMATATVHF